The following nucleotide sequence is from Oryzias melastigma strain HK-1 linkage group LG3, ASM292280v2, whole genome shotgun sequence.
CACATTTGCAATGAACAGCAggaaaaccacttttttttttacgttcttTACTCTTCAATCATTTTCTGCAGCTGCGCCTCCACCTTCTCCACAAACCCAGGAAAGCTGGGATCCAGCAGACAAAGACGCAGGACCGGCTCCAAGCCCCCCTCTGCCAAAACAGTGTGGGAACACATCTGAGGGAGACTCAAGGAAGCCTCTCCCAAGAAGTGCTGTGGGTGGCCCAGAGAAGATTTGATtcaattatataaataaaaaaaatggaatcaagTGACTTAAATTAGCATTCATAATTTATTAAAGCTAAAATGAAAGTCAAGCgtctcattaaaaaacaataaaaacattcacatgTGATGGGAAGAGCAGTAAAAGTTCATGTTGTACGTGGAATATTTAAAGTTAACCAGAAATCCATTTTAAGATTTAACAAAACAACAGATGTGCTTTTAACCACCGAACCAAACATTCATTAAATGATTACAGTAATTATCTAGTATGCAGAATTTAGTGAAGCTCTATTCCCATCTGTTGTGCTGCATTTCAATTCCACCCTAAGTGAAATTATTCACaattgttttaatgttaatCTGAGTCTAATTTTTGACATCTGGGGAAGATGCATTACAGTGAGGAAGACTAAAATAAGTCATCCAAAACAATTCAGGACAGTGCAGTTGCTGTTTTAAAGACCCCAAACTTACATTTctggaggacataaagaaagGAATTTTAACTcaagagtatttattttttttttcaaattggcaatcaggagcagatgactaATGCTCCACACCGACATAACTCAGAGgctaatttttaatgaactactgcagatctatagaaactatgtccatGTACAAGATATAGGTTTTtgataaaagggaaaaaaatattaagcctttcagagtaaactatataaatttatgtgattttatcttttttttcaaataaaatattcctGTTCCTCACTTATCTATATCatattaggtgtgtttgagatcatgcaggcagATGCAGCGCTGTGAAGATCACCTGGACtgtggtgcatgttgggtagtttttgcTCTGACGTCACATGTCAATGATCAAAAAAATTTTGCGAGAGGGGGACGGGTGCTCGACGCCTACCGAGGCGCTGACTACAAGTTGCcttgaggactacaaaacaCTGCATTGTGGGAAAAAGTGTCCTGTTAGTTCTTGTAGTTGAACGGGATGCTGATCAGATCAATCCAGGCGAGGCGAaagtgatctcaaacacaccaaATGCGAGGACCCGCttatttttgtggattgggaggggctagTGCTCCGAGAGCAGATTTAGGGGAATTCTCGGAGATCCATAAATGGAGCAAAGTACCactttgaggttgttttttgtgaggaatgaacattataatacaactaaaaagttgattttgggaATGCGGAGTTGGACTTCAAAGAcctacttcaatgaaaattgtgtttttggtgtttctaagatgttcttgtagaatttttctcataatggagaacacatataaaagaatttaagaataaaactgagtatttctttgttcaaattgtgttggatcaggagcagttgaaaatctgcagtttgaaaaagtttgagtttgtgacgcagcaattGCCATGGACGGGCCAAAGCCCCTTTCTCgacaattctgaagcatccaacttgcagacaaatagatcgattaatgtcttcattttcctgatcTGAACtgccatctggatcaaaactgtatggttGCATGGCTCTGATGTTGCtcgatttttatttattttttgctacatttGGGCTATTAAGgttttaagctagcaggagaaagtatAAACAAAGGGGTGACGGAAAATTAGTGGACCCTAACTTCAGTCCAGACACTCAGAGATGAATTACTAATGAGctacagctgctctgcagaaaatatttcttataaAACAACAGCTTTTTCTTCGATATTAACGAAAACGTGCATagtcgtaattaaaagaccaatgggaacaattttaaaaatagaaaacactgTAGTTGGAGTAGCACTGTAATACCTGATTTACAAGATAATGTAAAATTTGAACAAACGTTTGTTATATTTATATACTATTATTAGATGCTTGTAtcttaaatatttcaacaacTATACCTTAGCAAGATGCCTGATGGACAAAGATCCTTGGGTAACATCCGGCTCCACAGACTTTTCCTGACGTATCCGCTGTCACATATTGATCAAAAGAATAAGAAGGGAAATTCAAAAACAAGGCATAACTCTACAGAGTAAAAAAAGACCAATCAATATCTTCATTACTAATGAATAAATGTCCACGCCTCAACGTGCTTTCATCTTCACTGAGTGTCTTCAGTGCTCAGGTCTCAAAGGTCAAACTGAGCCTTAAGGCCAAGTCCTATGCAGCACCGGTCCCTCATGTTTATCAGTGTGACACCTCGAAGAGTTGaatgcagcaaaaaaacatgtattttctcTTGTGTTTAGATTCTTACATCTGTCAACAAGATGGTACAGAAATAGaccaaaataatgtttttctatctgtcttgaaatgtcatttatttagcGTATCAGTCAAACTAGATCTTATTTGAGGATTCTGGAGgttgaaaacaaaggaaacacGTTCTTCAACCTGTACATTGGTATATGCATTCTGTTTCCATTCAACAAGCGGTGCTGCAGAGTGAACAAGACACTAAAAGACCTCAGGCATCCCAACAACCGACTCCTCTCTCTGTTGAGGTCAGGGAAACCTTTCCGTTCCCTGAAGGCAAACAcggagaggatgaggaggagccTCTCCCCGCAGGCCATCCGAGTCCTCAACCAGAAGACCTAATAGCTGTATTCATGGACTCCCACCTATCCCCACCACACAAACAACACTCTTTTACCAAGGCTGTTTCTAAGCAGGAACTGCCACAAGTCTGTGCAATTTCTACAAAGCAGTTTACACTATGAACACGTTTGCCGCTCAGGGACACTTTAAATTTTGTGGACTTGTGACCTTAAGCAACTAGactgtttatatttattgaaaattactGTCATCTAACTTTTATCTTCGTTCTCATAATGTTGGACAGTCGTGCAATGCATTTCCCTGCATATTCTCCTATGCATGTATATTAGTGCagtcaacaaatgaaaaaaaaaaatgaatcacccTTTAgagttgtgattaatcacgattaatttaCAATGTTTAACGATGTAAATTATATTCCACAATATGCAGCTTGTGtacaaaaacaggcaaaaaaaaaatgctttcccTTATTTTTGTCGTCTGatatgtttaaatttatagTGTTAACTCAAAAGAGtaatttttgtgcacaaaacacatcaacagtgaAACCAGCAGAACTGTAAAGCCATTTGTCTGCAGTATTAcgccaagaaaacaaagatgctgatatACTTCCATAAGTGACAAAcatgtttctgcactttaaatgatccaggtgaatactcgattctgattggctcctAGGTGTAAATGCACACCTAAAGAAGAAGTTCCGGTCGCAATGTTCTATATGTGTAgacttcttcaaaacaaactatCCTTCatgatctggacaaaaacaagtggtaacagatgaactttctctctgaactgatgctttatttaacccatAGTTGCAATCAGCAAATACAGTTTATCGCTTTCTTTTGCCGCTGCAATCAAAATCGCTTCCGACTCAGTGAGGCGTTTtcatgttaccatgacaacgggcTGCATTACCtgtcaaatagtccgctttttgtgaaaaattaatctcagcctaaaaaaataacaagaataaagtagtaaaaatagactgaatatttatttattttgtaagtggtCATGTTATAAGCGGGATAGCGTCCAACAAAGTGAGCATTATCAGCAATTAATGCACACTGTAGAAACTTGTAGTGGAGGAGTGtaattaattagcattaataaatattaacgcataatttatttttttattgattgcgTGCGTTCACATGATAACATTGACAACCCTAAAGTATATGTATGTGAGaaataaaatttgtattttgaaaatgtttagcTTGGAAGCTAGACGTGCTGCACTGGACGGACTGAGTTATAACTTCTGTATATTGTTGTGTCTATTTGAGTCCACAGTCTGCAGCTGCTAATAGAAAAAAGACGTAACCGACAGATGTGGAATCAGACAGATAGTCCAGACACCCTGACTGTTTAGAAGCCTGACAGCATGGCTGCCGTTCTCCTGCAGGATCTTTGGTCCTCTAAGCTCTGCTGTGTGGCCTACTTCTTTGGAAAGCCTTATCTCCCTTCAGGAGCTCCAGTGGAGAAAACTGTTTTGGATTAGATTCCATACATTAAGCATTTAATCCATAAATCTGTGTATTGATTAAACCACTTGTCCATTTATTTCCATCTAAACTTCCCTCTTTTCCAAAGAACATTATACAAATGTTTGAAGTGCCACCATATGGCAGTAAACACCTGTCAGGTCGCTGTCTGCTTCTTCACTGGAGtcaatcaaatacatttttctatatACTTGATACTTTTTAGATATTCTACAATCAAATCTTATTTAGAAGAATttaacagaaaagaaagaaaatcagctATTTTTCCACCAACATCACAGGCAGAGACATTTTGTTCATCAACCGGATTGTAAATAGCACCATCTAGTGATTCTTAACGGACACAGCTGATGACACAGACCTGAAGATGCAACAGTGGCCAAACCTTTTCAGATGAAATATTAACATAAATTAGATCCAAGTACTTGTATTTTaacctgttttctgttttttgttgtcacacattgttttaaatgtacagaaaaGAGCTGCAGGTTTCTGTGGCTTCTGAGTGAACTGTGGGACCTGTGATGCTGGTGCCGGAGCGTCAGCAGGGGGCTGATTTGGATGTACTGCCGGATCATCCAGAGTGGTGACAGAAAGGTACTTCTTCAGCTGTTCCACGGCGCTCGAACACTCACTCACAGCCTCCACCCTGTCTTTTCCATCAAACTGCATCCTCAGCATGCGGCTCACTCCCtgtaaatttgataaaaatacacacacagtgTGTGCAGTCTCTGTCAATCAACCATAGtgacaaaaaacagtttattttttacttttcctggAAGTAATCAACATGTTCTGCAAATATAAAGACATGTGTAGGTCAAACAGACTTATCCGAATAAATAGGAacaataattcaaaaataaaacactttgtttggccaaaaaataaaaacataatcatgaCCTTGAAGGAAATTTGAAGGGTATAAAAAATACCAGAACAAAGAGTGCTTTATGGCTCACCTTTACAGTCATTTGAAACATcaagttttcagatttttgttgcactttgagAGAATCACAGCCAGTAAGCAGTGGAATAGTttcctgaaaagcaaaaaaatatttaaggaaaaaaggttaaaacgaGCAGcataggaaaataaaaacacacattttcaagGTACAACATgctatttatgtttaaatttatgaaggaaaaaaaatctataacaggcaaaaaaaaaaaaaaaaatcaaataaggaAGGCACAAGTAAAGGTAGGAttataaagtaataaaagtgATATAAAAACAGTTCCAACATCGGTCTGTAGGGGTCTCTCTTTGACACAGTCTGAGCTGGTACACATCAGTCATTGAATCAAACTGTTAAAATTGTCGTTTTTACCCCTTCATTTTGtctctttggttaaaataaaactttttaaaaaaatttaactgtaaagaaaaaattaagtaagaagtaaagttaaaaaaagtaaattaactttattcaactcattcacaaacaccTAAAGGACGGTATGGATCCTTCAACGAGGATGCTAACAAAGGTGgctgtaattctccatcaatcctttaTAGTTTATCAACATCaaactgacacatttggacttaaATTTGAGCTTCATCTATCACAGAAAATCCCTTTATTATTTGTAAGTACAACCAAAATTAAAGGTACATtaagttataatccactggattataaagtagattttctatttctatttactctagtaaaatcattttttcagtttttttttttaattattattattgatgaCACTTCCGACTAGATtagctgcattgacatgatcctatggtgtaggatgtcttttattgtgaaaggatgTCATGCAAAGtgctgtcaaaagttataaactatttcatattttttttaaaagctattttctcttcatgtttatgtttcatttatgccaaaaaaatagtttatttaaatcatgtcAGTggcaaaaacattaatataaatcttatttttctaaaaggtgaGTGAACACTTTGTgtctcctactgggttttggttggcgagaaatcgacccgaatgACTcgagtgttgaaggttgcaggcTCCTGCTTTTGACTGAAAAATTATGTAATTCTAGAAAGTTAAGTGAAATTTGTTTTCAGGTAAACAGTACAAACATTAGGTTTGGACAAAACCGGCCTAATGTTACATATAATGAGTATATGATTAATATATCTTAACCTGGAATTATTTTCAGttacttgttaaaaaataaataaataagtaagtCTTCAGAGTAAATAAAGTGGAGTCTTGGGTTAAATctcaggtgtcaaactccaactAATCTGCCAGcttcttattggccaaacacacctgatccaggtaatccaGCTGCAGAAAAGCTGAGGTTTCTGAAAAAGGTCGACCCTTGAGGCTTTGACCCTTCGTAAATGGTATGTTAGTGATTTACAGCGTCAAGAGGTTaaaatttaccaaaattacctcaaataaagagtaaaaaattaaatatttattttttaaaagaagacagaaaaaaactctcaaGTTCTATGTTTGTTTGAGGATGTTTTTAGGCTTTACAGGTCGACTTTTCTGGATCCCTGAATCCACGTGTTTGTTTTGATGACAGCAGTTGACATTTCTGTAAATGGAGACAGAGCAGGAAAACTACTCTGACTCGTCGGGAGAGCCACTTACTGCACTCAAAATAGTCTACTAGGAAAACATTTGCTTGGGGGGAGATAAAGTTAAGGTTTAAGTCAACTGTTGAATATGtatttagaacaaaataaaaatagattttttttaaacaaaatttataTCTGTTTTAATCGATAACTATAAACtaaatctaaaatacaatttgacCTTCAAATGGAAAGCCCTGCTAATATAATAGTATCTCCCTGtataattaataaagtttttaaagatgaatcaATTAAATCATTTCTGATTTGATCATCAAAACTACTCATTCATCCTTCAGTTATCTCATCTATTGCAAATATATTCACACAAATGTAGAAAAAGTTTCCTCCAGACTCTGTGAAAGTCTTCAGGCGTGGTCTCCCGGTGCTCCAAACTCCTGAGGATTCATTGCAGAAGTCTTTAATAGACTAGTCCATCAACCTTAGAGAAAGCTCTCCTTAGTCTGACCCAAATATACGTCTGACTTTGCCAGCCTGGCACAGCAAGATAGCTGTGTCCTGTGCCAGAACACTATTAATCAGACATAGAGAGCTCCTTTAAAATTCTTTTGTCTGcaggtcagaaaaaaaaaaaaaacttttttgaagtgCCACAATAACTGGAACAAATACAAGGAAAAGTAGAACGGTCACATTTTAAAACGGCAGAACGAGGATTTGTTAAACTTGCTGGtggtaaatttatttttagagttaaaGAAATGAAATCCACACAGAGATACAAAAGCCTTTTACTGTTATGTATAAGTAAGCATTAAGTTTTATTTGGTTCTAactctaaaaaaacatattccagtggaaatgcacaaaaatatacAGTGTTTGGGAAacctttgtttatttaatgtctTTGATCTatgaaaaatgctacattttctttaagtaaTGTATAAtactgaagacaaaaaaagaattaaagctTTAACCAGCAGCTTTAATTATAGgaatttaaatctaatttacattgtttaaaagaaatactgtcatagaggaaaaaaatcaaacaacagAGTGAAGAA
It contains:
- the rec114 gene encoding meiotic recombination protein REC114 isoform X1, with product MFVSQTWNLKRYGRFIPQSGKKMKAQPRWKIFEDKNSRSKILLTILGSGHLLVTRGHESLETIPLLTGCDSLKVQQKSENLMFQMTVKGVSRMLRMQFDGKDRVEAVSECSSAVEQLKKYLSVTTLDDPAVHPNQPPADAPAPASQRIRQEKSVEPDVTQGSLSIRHLAKHFLGEASLSLPQMCSHTVLAEGGLEPVLRLCLLDPSFPGFVEKVEAQLQKMIEE
- the rec114 gene encoding meiotic recombination protein REC114 isoform X2, with product MFVSQTWNLKRYGRFIPQSGKKMKAQPRWKIFEDKNSRSKILLTILGSGHLLVTRGHESLETIPLLTGCDSLKVQQKSENLMFQMTVKGVSRMLRMQFDGKDRVEAVSECSSAVEQLKKYLSVTTLDDPAVHPNQPPADAPAPASQRIRQEKSVEPDVTQGSLSIRHLAKRGAWSRSCVFVCWIPAFLGLWRRWRRSCRK